One Equus caballus isolate H_3958 breed thoroughbred chromosome 8, TB-T2T, whole genome shotgun sequence genomic window, GGTGAGACCACTGTGAGAGTGTGGAGCACAGTACGGGCTGAGCTGACGCTGGGCCCCTCCCTTGTTCAGGGGACAGACCCCTGGGATTTGTAGCACACAGCCAGGCAAGGAGGAGTGGCTAGTGAGACGTGAGGCAGTCCAGGGAGCGTGGTGTTTGGGAGCACATGAACTGCATCCAGGAGAAGGGGTGTCTGTAACCACCTCCTCACTGTCCTCATCCAGGAACCCACCGCCCCCCTCCCTCTGTCCGGGCGGCCTGAAGAGCCGGAACTTTCCCAGAGAGGTTCGCCAGAAGCTGCATGATTTCGCTTCGGGAGTGAGCGCTAACCCCAGTAAGGCTGAGCGGGTAAGAGCCGACAAGACGGAGGCCAGCTAACCCTCCCCTTAGCTGCCACTCCATCCTTAAGGGACCCTCCACCCTCAGTTGTCCCCTCACCCTTAGGTGACACTCCACTCTTAGGGGACACCATCGTTAGGAGATACCACCACCCTTAGGTGACAGTCCCTTAGGCAACACCAGCCTtacccccgcccccggcctccCGAGTGGTCTGTCTGCCGGGGCACTGGTGGTCTCCGCCTCTCCTTGAACTCTCATGGGAACAGGAGCTCGTTGGCGTGCAGCCCCTGGCCGTCCAGCGGGCAGACGTAAAGCCTTTTGTTTCCTCACGTGGGGTCATAATATCCCCAGTCGGTGTGGCTTCAACAGATGTTCACTGAACACCCACTGCGGCCAGGCCCGGGTACCAGGGTGAGAAGAGTCGAGTATCTGCCTCCGTGGAGCTTCCCGCGTCGGGCAGGCAGATGGCCGCGGAGCCCAGTGCCTGCCGAGGCTCGTGGGCGCCGTCCCCGGTCCCTGAAAGGAGGAGGGATGCGCGGGGTGGGGTAAGGTCGCGAGAAGAGGCCAGGTGGGCAGGCGGGAATTTCGCGGGGTTCAGAAATCTGGGCCCGCTCTTTTCACCGGCGTCTTTGCGCTGTCTAATCAGCGGGGCTCTTCTGTGTTTGctccacccacttctctccccATCCAATCATCAGAGCTGTCCCAGCGATCGCCCCTCCCGCATCTCTCTACTGTCCAATCGGCATGGTTCTCCTAGTAGTCACCCCGCCCACCTTTCTCAGCCCTCCAATCCAGCGCTCTGCGCCGTGGGCAGTGGacggctgggggtggggctgtcTCTTGAGAAGGTTGAAGGCGCAGTTTGCTCGAGGCGATCGCGGGCCGGCGCGCCCACGTGGTCTGGGTGCTGGCGGCGGGAAGCTCCGGCTCCGCCGGTTCTGCCCGAGTCCCCCCTCTCTGGGTGGCCGTCTGCGGGGTCCGTCGGCGCCCGGCCGCTCCCTGTCCCCGGCCCGCGGAGAGCCTTCCCGGTGGGGCCGCCGGGAGCGGGGCTAGAGGCCGTGTCGTTCGGGCAGGAGAGGCTGGCCTCGGAGACGAGCCTGAGCGCGGAGCAGGTCTACAACTGGTTCGCCAATTACCGGCGGCGCCAGCGGGCCCTTCTCCAGCGCGCGGAGCCAGCCCCGGACGCGGCCGCAGACGCCGGCGCGGGGGCGAGGGGCCCGGTCGCCCCGCGGCCGTCAAGTTGCCCCGACCTGGGTTCCGGACGTGGGGACCGGCCTCTGTGGTCAGGTGAGTGGCCCGAGGGCCCCGGCACCCTCTCAGGTCTGGGGCCAGGCCTAGGTAGGGCCCCTCTGGTGCAGGGGCAGTCCCCCCACCCCAGTCCGCACGTTCGGCTTTCAGCCTGTCCGGAGCgagaccgctgaagcagaggctCGGATTGGGCTCAGGGTGGGCCCAGGCGGGGCTGCGGCCGCCCTTTCGCGTTTAGAGGTTACTTTGGGGCCAGGGCCACAAGTCAGTGAGTAGATTTAGGAAGTGAGCCAAACGCCAGGCTTTAGGGTGTCCTGGGTTCAGATCAAGGGACAAACAAAGAATTTTGGGATGCTTGGGTGGCGACACCGTTTTCAGGCCAGCGGGGCTGCTCTTAACCTCCTGGGCAGGCGGCTGGGGCTCGAGCATCGCAGAGCCCCGCTCCCATCTGATTGGCTTTCAGGAGGACGCGAAGAAAATGGGCCTGTACAGTCCCCGGAGACCACCCAAGAGCCATGGGAGCCGCTGGCCCTGTCCCTGGACTTTTCTGGAGATGAGACTATGCCAAAGCCACTGGCTTCCAGGTACTGCCATTCCCACAGGCTGTGTGACCATCTCCTTGTTCAGCTCCCCCATCCTCGGTCAGAGACCTGGCCTGGCGTGGAATTGCTGGGGCACACACTGGGACCAGGTCAGTGACAGCTGAGCACAGACAGCTGTGACCCCAGGGGTAGTGGGGCCACTGGCAAGGAACCTACTTCAGGGACCTGCACACTTCCTCCTTGGAGCCTGTTTCACAGCCTGGCTTCATGTATATTTTGGAGAATGGAGAAGACAGCTAGGAAAACGTGCAGATCTGCCTCCTGAAGGCAAGTTCAGCTGTCT contains:
- the ANHX gene encoding anomalous homeobox protein isoform X1, whose product is MAAEPSACRGSWAPSPVPERRRDARGGVRSREEARWAGGNFAGFRNLGPLFSPASLRCLISGALLCLLHPLLSPSNHQSCPSDRPSRISLLSNRHGSPSSHPAHLSQPSNPALCAVGSGRLGVGLSLEKVEGAVCSRRSRAGAPTWSGCWRREAPAPPVLPESPLSGWPSAGSVGARPLPVPGPRRAFPVGPPGAGLEAVSFGQERLASETSLSAEQVYNWFANYRRRQRALLQRAEPAPDAAADAGAGARGPVAPRPSSCPDLGSGRGDRPLWSGGREENGPVQSPETTQEPWEPLALSLDFSGDETMPKPLASRSLQGAEIYQEGPGHGPASLPTVCPGSGLCPLAASSDMLDPSLAAPESWLMSLALASSKEVSFQTGQLVHGHGLDFMMRPADAAVSVSIAALSEPSPTGFAAPPSGNPQSTYLEECPGTSGGQAERQEGSFLVTQPPPPAPEFILTQSPPELTPAPSTFLGPVSAMELSQPLPSSQVQWPDGQASSDAFWGARVLLELSGGSLG